The genomic segment gtggagaaaagggaaccctcatacactgttggtaggaatgtaaattgatacagctgctatggaaaacagtatggaggttccttaaaaaaactaaaaatagaactaccatatgaccaaacaatcccactactgggcatatacccagagaaaaccataattcaaaaaaacacatgcaccccagtgttcatagcagaactatttacaatagccaggtcatggaagcaacctaaatgcccatcaaaagaggaatgggtaaagaagatgtggtacatgtatacaatggaatattactcagccataaaaaggagtgaaatcaggtcatctgtagagacgtggatgaacctagagagtgtcatacagagtgaagtaagtcagaaagagaaaagcgaatatcgtataataacgcatatatgtggaatctagaaaagtggtataGGTggtcttatttgcaaagcagaaatagagacggagacgtagagaacaaatgtatggataccaaggggggaaggggtgggatgggaggaattaggagactgggattgacacgtatacattatcaatactatgtataaaatagacaaatgatGGGAAcataccgtatagcacagggaattctgcctAATGCACTggggtaacctaaatgggagggaagtccaaaagggaggggatatctctatgtgtatggctgattcattttgttgtgcagtggaggctaacacaacattgtaaagcagccatactccaataaaaattaaaaaaataaacagaaaggccctttcacttattttctaaccatctatttttattttcatagataTCTCAGCAGTTGGATCAGTTGAATTCATCTCATCAAGAAGCTATCATGAAATGCTTAAAAAGTAGGAAAGATGAAATCAAGCAGGCTCTGTTGGAAGAAATAGTTGATATTTCCTCTTCACAGCTACAGGATTTTGATTGGCAGTTAAAGgtgagaatatatttatttatgagtatttatgctttttatttcattttttgaatagatttattttttgtaatatatatctaaaatttctgtatttttgagaatacattttcctaaaaatgtatcaaagataattaaaattacATCTTTTGTGTTAACTTGGGCATCAGTAAGTGCACTGCAGACATCTAAACCATGTATAATAAATTACAAgtataataaatttaattaagtaaAGCTTTAAGTCATTAAAGGACTAAAAGTCATTAAAGGACTAAAAGTCATGTAGATGAAGGAATAGATATGTACTCTGTGGCTCTGGCGAATAGGACAAAGGCTAAAGTATATGATTTGTAATAAGATAGGTTTCAATTCAAcctaagaaataataatttaaccACTATACgtatctgaaaattattttttttttttgcggtacgcgggcctctcactgttgtggcctctcgcgttgcggagcacaggctccggacgcgcaggctccagcggccatggctcacgggcccagccgctctgcggcatgtaggagcttcccggactggggcacgaacctgagtcccctgcatcggcagatggactctcaacactgcgccaccagggaagccctgaaaattattttaacctCTTTTTGAGTTAGCACACTCCTTCTCATAGCTGGTACTCAAACATAGGCTGGGAAACACTTGTTGGAAATATTGAGGAAAATTATTGATGAGGCGGACAACCTGAAGGTGATGCTTTCTCAGATATTATGGGTCCTGTATTTTGGAGAGAGGATGGAGGAGCTACGGGAAGGTTTGTTTGGTCCTGTAGTGTATGCACCACAAGGGAGATCCTTTGAGGTTGGTTGTCAGGGAGGGAGTCCTTTACTATTGCCCAAGTAAACTTTTGCAAGTGGTAGCACTCCAAAATTCAGTTATTGTGGGGTTACTGGCTCAGATTCCAGGAAAACTGAGTTTCTCTTTGCCATCTGCCAGTGAAGCTATGATGATTGTTTCAAAAAGCTTTAGTATCGTCAACAGTTGGTTCTTCCATTTCCtctagacagaaagtagaagaggtAAAAGTGTCCTATGTTTTTGTTGAGTGGCTCTGATCAAAGATGGTATCTTGATAACATTTTTCAATAGTTTAATAGAGAGTTATCTGCTCATTATTTAAGCATCTTAATTTCTGAGACTTAACGgtgtttttagttttatctttGTACACGGACTTTCATCCTGTTGTTATCATTACActtctttaaaattctgtttcttgatGCATTGGACCCATTCAGTACTTCCCAGCCATAACGCTGCTCTAGATTTCTACTCCTACCATAAAATCCTGACTGGTTGTCTTTTTCCCCTAAActactttctctcttttctttttctattcttcagaTATATGCTGGTTTGGCATgggtttaatttcttttattcctttcacATTTCCCTGTACTTCACAGCAAACAGGAGTACTCTTTTTTCTAACGTGTTGTTTGTAAGCTCTGATGCATATGTAATACATTCCTTTTTAATACTACTTACTAATtagcatttttctcattttaaacagCTTGCACTTTCTAGTGACAAGATTGCTACACTACAAATGCCACTTTTAAACCTTCATCTAGATGTGAAAGAAAATGGTGAAGTCAAGCCGTATTCTGTTGAAATGAGTAAAGAAGAGCTGCAGAATCTAATAAATTCCTTGGAAGCAGCTAATAAggtatgtgttttaatttttttgtatggttcaaaatatttaatttctgattGATACCATTAGAGCAATATAAGAAAAACTAAtcatttatgtttaatatttcttttgttcctgATATTTTATGTCAAGCACAGAAGATACTTTGATATGTTCTTCTCTAGTTTTAGATATtacattaattataaatttaatttacattaaTAGAACATAATTTATCaagtggttattttttttaaagaataacagCTAGATTTGTTTTGCTCCAGTGctcatttatggtaaaaaaaattttctgaagaCATTTAATGATTAATAATAGTTAATGATCTTGAAGAAAAGATTGTCTTATTTACTGGACAAATGGTAGAAAATCGCTTTAAGTACCAGAGACAAAATATGGTTTGTAGTTATTATGACAGAAATCAGCTTGAGACAAAATAGAGCTAATGAAGGACCAAAAGCTTTACATTTACAAAGGAATGGCTAAGTAACAGTAATAATTCCGAGTGTTTAactaatgtgaaaaataatatttagacgGTAGAAACTGCTGCCGTGAGGAAGACGTAATTCCCTACGTTGCGTATGTTCCTTTCCTTGTTGCCGAGCGTCGTCTCTAGTGATCGTGTCTCAAGGATTAAAGTCAGTTATTCTTACCAACCTCTCTTGCCACTAACCCATCTTGGCTCGATCTTTTTGAAACTCTGGTATACTTCATCTTCCCTCCATACTCTGCAGTCACTCGGCCATCGTGGTGCCTTGATGACTGGTCCACGTGCCCAGTAACAAACTGGTAGCCTGGCTTGCCTTTGGATGAGGCTACAAGTCTGGAGACGTGTGTGGCAGAGCCTGGTGTAAATGTTAGATGAGTCTGAAGCATGGATCCTGGCAGACCTGTGCCTTCTGTGCATTGTACTTGTCAGTTCTCCAGCCCCTTCTTCAGAGATTTCAAAGCATCTCATTCAGCAGATACTGGCATCATTCTGGGATAACCTGAttcccacccttccctccctttgTGTTTTAAGGTGGTCCTGCAGTTGAAATAACTGGAAGTGATGAATACCAATATTATCGGATTCCACTGCTACAACTGATACGGCAGAGTGAATACCATGTGTTAGGAAACCTGTGATATACTCTTATGGCCTGCTGAGAAAGCAGCAGTGTTGAGATTACAAAGACAACAATTTATCAACTTCCCTAAAGAACAGGAAATTATATGGTTGACAAGAAATGCATAAAAACATGAAAGATGAAAAGGCTATAATAGcagtttatattttcataatgACTGTTTTGCTTCACTTATTACATATTTGAGAAACCTTTACAGATATACAGTTTTATTGAAAGCTAAAAGTAGGCTCTAAAGTAATGGAAACTTACAAGCACAAATATACTTGAATATTGCTTAAAGAACTATGTGAATAGCAAGGATGTTTATTATGGATATATATGGTTAATTtgtgatatttgaaaaaaataacttttaaagaatGTATAAGCTACATCTGTAACTCAGGAGATCCCATGTTTTTCTCGTATTTCAAAGGaaagtttataaaatgtaaaatttcttagAGAAGTGCTCCAGACATGAAAAAACACTAAATCTGTGTGAACGATTTTGAGTTTTGAATTCTAGATACTAAAATCTCATATTAGAAcatagataaaaatgaaaataacactgTAACTTCTGTATTTCTGTGTCTGATCAGGAGAGTATGCTCTgataaaaagaatacatatcaTTGTATAGAGTATACACTACTATCAAAATGTCAGCTAAGACTGTATATAGACCACATTTGTTGTAAACTCTTAATTTGTTACAAACTCTTAATGAAGTTTTGGATGTTAACAACTTcattggaaaacatttttaatttcagttaactttaaaaacaagcattttgagcaaataaaaaatattttatttttatatattgctttatTTCAGATGACTTTCTGCATAACTCAATAACACATCATTGGTACCTGATTTTTGCAAGATTTATAATTCATTAGAGCATCAGATTATTATTCGAGGTGTCCAGAGCATTCCCTCTTATTCTCATCATACAGATGAGGGTAGGCTTAGTGAGATTAATAAAAGTGAGTGCAGTTCAGACGGTGCTACTCAAAACGTGTCTGTAGGCTAATGCCACTCTATGAACTGTTTGTTACAGCTTGGTGATTAGATGTGGAGcttgtgccacaatgttcatcaATATACTTCTTTCTTCAGTGAGAAATtttggccaggaaaaaaaaaaaaatcagctgaacTAACCAGCGTGCTTTGGGAGGTAGTTGTTTTACCTTCTTGTGCAAATTCCTTATGTCGTTGTGGACCAGTAACAGTTTGTAGGCGAGCACTTGCAATAATACTGATACAGGGTCCTTCAGAATTTCAACCCTCCACAAAGTCCTTCCTTTGAGAAGGGAAAAACCTTACTCTGCTTAGTCCTTCTCTCACTACGTTATTACTACATTACCATACGTAAATGCTTTATTGAAATCTGACTGatataaactgcacatatttaaagtgggcAGTCTGATCAGTTTTGACGTCTGCACACCCATGAAAGCGTCACCTCAAGGTGGTGAACAACCAGTCACTCCTGAAAGTGTCGTCCTACTCCTTTGTAATCCTTACTCCTGTGCCCTTTACCCCCAGACGACCACTGAGCTGCGTCCTGCCATTATAGATGAGTTCCCATTTTCCAGagtttaatataaatggaatcatagagtatgttctttttttgtgtgatctggcttctttcagtatTATTTTAAGTTCATCCATGATACTGCATATATCAgtggttcattcctttttattgttgagaagTATTCTGTTGTAGAATTCCACCatcatttgtttatctgttcacctgttAATGGATGTTTTGGTTGTTAAcagtttttggctgttacaaTACACagaatgctatgaacattcttgtatgtgtctttgtatggacatatgctttctttTGGAAGTAAATACTTAGGAGTGAAatggctggatcatgtggtaggtttatgtttatcttttcacTGCCAAACGGTATTCCAaagtgatttttacattttacattccaTACCACAGTCTATGAGAGTTCCACCTCCACCGCCTCGCTAACACTTGGTATGGCCAGTCTTTCTAATTTCAGCTGTTCTTAGGTGTGTTGTGGTGTCTCGTTGTTTTAATAAtattcatttccctaatgatgttgagtatcttttcatgtgcttatttgctgtctgtatatcttctttggtgaagtgtccaGATcagtttcccatttttaaattggattgttttcttccGAGTTTTGGGAATTCTTTATATAGCCTGGATACAAGTCTTTATCACATATATGCCTTGAAAGTATTTAAATATTCTCTCCTaatctgtggcttatcttttttttttctttttcttttttttgtaaatagtttatttttttagaacagttttggatatacagaaaaatgaagcagataGTACAAAGAGATCTCATATACCCCACATCCAGTTTCCACTGTTATTAACATATTAGTATGGtccatttgttataattgatgaactaatatcaatacattattattaactaaattccatagtttatttagatttcctaagtttttacctaatgtcctttttctcttccaggattCCATTTCATAtttatcatgtctccttaggcttctcttgctgtgatcATTTCCCAtacttgtttttgatgaccttgatagTTTGAGGAATATGGGTGAGATATTTTGTAGGATGCCCCTCTATTGGAATTTAATAATTTTCTCCTGTGTACACTGGGCTTGTGGGTTTTGGGcaggaagatcacagaggtaaagtgccatttaCATCACATCATCTCAAGGGTACAGACTCTTAACAGTATTTATGAATTGACATTGACCTTGATCACCCAGCAGAGGTAATGTTTGTCaagtttcttcactgtaaagttattctttatttctccttcttccATACTGTCCTCTTCGGAAGGAAGCCACTATGTACAACCCAGACTTAAGGAATTAGGCTCCCCCTCCTTGAGGTCCGAATAGTTACATAAATGCTTTGGAATTCTTCCACATAGATTTGTctctttattaattaatttaatcatttatatAGTATGGACtcgtggatatttattttatactttgggttataatccagcattacttattttattacttaaattgTTTCAGCTTTGGCCATTTGGAGCTCTTCACTTGGCTCCTTTGTCCTTTGACATACCCTTGaggtgggttttatttatttattttatattatctccTTAACTTCCTGGCAATACTAGATACTCCACACTCATCTTGTCAATTTCCTTCCCAGTCctagaatcaaccatttctccaagaagccctggttCAGTTTATtgaagaatggtattagaaactaaGCTGGGTGTGctcattgttgtttttttgggcCCTCTCAGCTGACCGAACAAAGAAATCCATGCATGTAAACTAacctgtgtatatacacatatctataaatactTCTTTATATAATCATCTGTATATTAAGCTGCACATGAGTTCCTCCTGATGTCTCCAACTCTGCTTCATTACACGGGGATCATTCTAGCCTGCTACCCTCCCTTATCTGTGAATTCACATTCCAGCAGTGAGAAACCTGAATTCCCCCATTCACCATTCATTCCAGAATATATATAGCAGTCAAGGTTGTTAATCTGTACCCCTGTGTGGGAgggggaaattttctttttcttcccaggaaggatttatttcttttgcctttagtctcACAGACTCCACTCATTTCCAAGTTACTTGGGTCAGtacctctcctccccactcccttcatgaggttgttttatacatttgtaatagtgagattttttttgctgtaatcTGTCTTCCTTGCTGGGATCCCCCAGcttcttaaatttaaatttgcatacattaaggtgtattctttttgttgaacagttctgagttttgacaaatgcctaTGTCATGTTGTTGGGGGAGGTCATCGAGAGGATGTGGCCAGCTGTTGACCCGTGAGCTGGACCCTGGCAAAAGGAGGCTCCttgccccctcccctgtccttggaatgtacattcCACTTGTTTTCTCCACTCCCACAAGCTGCCCCAAGGATTCTGCCCAGAGGTGATAATGTGGTATTGAGACTCTCTGGACTGTATATGTGACTGAATCCAGTTAAGGCTTCTATGTAAACTTTTAAGACTTGGGTGGGTTGAGGCAGAGATCTACTTGTCTTGGTGGCCACCCAAGGCAAGTCTTGGACGTTGCCTTTCTCGTTAAAACCACTACCTACTAATCTGGAGTGGTTCACCTCTCACAGGGCAAGAGATCCTTGCCCTGCGTGGGTGGGGGCTG from the Lagenorhynchus albirostris chromosome 4, mLagAlb1.1, whole genome shotgun sequence genome contains:
- the COMMD8 gene encoding COMM domain-containing protein 8, whose amino-acid sequence is MEPEEGVPLWRLQKLPAELGLQLLHKIIDGICGRTYPLYQDYHSVWDSTEWMHVLEDITNFFKAVVGKNLSDEEISQQLDQLNSSHQEAIMKCLKSRKDEIKQALLEEIVDISSSQLQDFDWQLKLALSSDKIATLQMPLLNLHLDVKENGEVKPYSVEMSKEELQNLINSLEAANKVVLQLK